A genomic segment from Acidimicrobiia bacterium encodes:
- a CDS encoding pyruvate dehydrogenase — translation MGESSISKPPPLQNIAGLTPAELDQLYYYMKLARLFEDRIFVMYRQGRLPGSVFLARGQEAMEVGCAFPLGPGDVVSGTHRDQVLAITKGMALKRVMLNYFGKRDGPTRGRDGNSHFHAFDIGVMNVVSHLPDGYPLAGGSALAFKLRGENRVALAMCGEGAANNGQWHETINMAAVLNLPFIAVVQNNQYAYSTPNRQEFCCESLVERARGYGIPGVEVDGNDVLEVVAAVRAAVNRARGGGGPTLIVGNTFRQLGHAGHDAAEYVPPEVRSYWEARDPIVRFERFLEEQGLLDQRKRDELEARIKAEIVEAISWAQQQPDPSPEEVDEGVFA, via the coding sequence ATGGGTGAGTCCTCTATATCTAAGCCACCGCCGCTGCAAAATATTGCTGGGCTGACGCCAGCCGAACTCGACCAGCTCTACTACTACATGAAGCTTGCACGCCTCTTCGAAGATCGTATTTTCGTGATGTACCGCCAAGGCCGCCTCCCCGGCTCTGTGTTTCTCGCTAGGGGACAAGAGGCAATGGAAGTTGGATGCGCGTTTCCTCTCGGGCCGGGCGATGTCGTGAGTGGGACTCATCGCGATCAAGTGCTAGCGATCACTAAGGGAATGGCCCTAAAGCGCGTGATGCTCAACTACTTCGGAAAGCGTGACGGACCCACTAGAGGACGAGACGGAAACTCCCACTTTCACGCCTTCGACATCGGCGTTATGAATGTCGTGAGCCATTTACCTGACGGATACCCGTTGGCGGGTGGGAGTGCTCTCGCGTTCAAACTAAGAGGGGAAAACCGTGTGGCTTTGGCCATGTGCGGGGAGGGGGCTGCCAACAATGGCCAGTGGCACGAGACGATCAACATGGCAGCGGTTTTGAACCTGCCATTTATTGCGGTGGTTCAGAACAACCAATATGCCTACTCGACACCGAACAGGCAGGAGTTCTGTTGCGAGAGCCTAGTCGAGCGGGCACGCGGTTATGGAATCCCCGGTGTCGAGGTTGACGGAAACGACGTCTTGGAGGTGGTAGCAGCTGTCCGCGCCGCGGTCAACCGGGCGCGTGGGGGTGGTGGACCGACCCTGATTGTGGGAAACACCTTTCGGCAGTTGGGGCACGCAGGTCACGACGCCGCCGAATACGTTCCACCTGAGGTACGTAGCTATTGGGAAGCGAGAGACCCCATTGTCCGCTTCGAGCGGTTTCTTGAAGAGCAGGGTCTTCTTGACCAGAGAAAGCGGGACGAGCTGGAGGCCAGGATCAAGGCAGAGATAGTCGAGGCTATATCGTGGGCGCAACAGCAGCCGGATCCATCCCCAGAGGAGGTGGATGAAGGTGTCTTCGCCTGA